The region TGTTCTGAGATTGACAATTCTGTGGTATCTATACACACGGCATCAAGCGCGGGCCACGCGCCGCGTTGCAACTGCGTTTGTCGGTCGCGGAGATCCCGAATGCGAATTTCGTCCAGCAGCGACTCAAACACAGCAGTCTCACCCCTTTTTTTGAGGTCTCTGAGTCGTCGGCGCGCGCGTTCGGCGGGATCGGCAACGAGAAAAATTTTCAATTCCGCATCTGGAAAAATAGCAGTACCAGTATCTCGCCCTTCTAAAACAATACCCCCATCTCTTCCCATGGCCCGCTGTAATGCAACGAGCACATCGCGCACCCCTGGATGGACAGCTACACGAGACGCAGCCTGAGAAATTTCAGAT is a window of Gemmatimonadota bacterium DNA encoding:
- the cmk gene encoding (d)CMP kinase; translated protein: MRGNGIVIAIDGPAGAGKSTTARLVADQMGYLYLDTGAMYRAVGLAALQRGVDPDDPDGVTALCSALDIAFETRDGKLQTLLNGENISNAIRSSEISQAASRVAVHPGVRDVLVALQRAMGRDGGIVLEGRDTGTAIFPDAELKIFLVADPAERARRRLRDLKKRGETAVFESLLDEIRIRDLRDRQTQLQRGAWPALDAVCIDTTELSISEQVDRIVDLAQGRE